The DNA segment TCAAAACGCCGCAAGCACGCTAAATTTTGTTTAAAACGTAGTATAAATCTACTTCCGGCTCCTTTTGGCAATCTCAAATTTGAGCTAAAATTTAGTAAATTTAGCTACAATCAAACCGAATTTACGCTCAAAAAAGGAGAAAATATGCCGCTGCTTGATAGCTTTTGCGTCGATCACGTCAAGATGAAAGCGCCCGGCGTGCGTCTGGCAAAGACGATGAAAACGCCTAAAGGTGACGATATAAGCGTGTTTGATTTGCGTTTTTGCAAGCCGAACGAGGAAATTATGCCCGAAAAAGGCACGCACACGCTAGAGCACCTATTTGCGGGCTTTATGCGCGAGCATCTAAACGGCAACGAAGTCGAGATCATCGATATTTCGCCGATGGGTTGCAGAACGGGATTTTATATGAGTGTGATCGGCGTGCCGAGCGAGGAAACGGTCAAAGAGGCATGGACGGCGTCGATGAAAGATATTTTGGGCGTCAAAAATCAAGAGGATATCCCTGAGCTAAACATTTACCAGTGCGGCACATACAAGATGCACTCGCTGGATGAAGCGCACGAGATCGCGAGTAAAATTTTAAAGTGCGGGCTCATCACGATAGATAACAAAGAGATCGCGCTAGACATCGCTGCGATGAGGCTCAAAAAGCGCTAAAGCGCGCTAAATTCGACTATTTTTCGCGAGTTTTAGCTCGCTAGCGATCAAATTTTTCTTAAATTTTACGGATTTTGGTTAGAAAGCCGTTAAATTTACATAAATTTTTATCGCATTTCAATGATTTATAAAACTAGCTCTAACTGCGGTTCTGATAAAGTGCTTTGAATTTTAAATTTAACTAAAAATTTTAAAAAACATCGATATTTTTTAGTTTTTAAATTTGCGATATATTTAAATTTGAGTAAAATTTACACACTTTTATGAAATTATTTGACATTTTTTACTCTAATTTTATTCTCGAAATTTACTCGGATTTGCTAAGCTAAATTTGTTCAAATTTATAAAAATCCCATTTTTAATCGCTATGCCTCATAAATCCAAAATATTTTTCACATATAAATGCTAAATAGTAATAAAAATATAATGATATAATTTTAAGCTATAAATTTATAAAATTATATTAGTCAAATTCATTAAGGAAATGCAATGAAAAATCTCAATTTAGCTTTGATTGTAGCTTGTGTGACTGCGATATGCTTAAACGCCGAGGTTTTGACCAAAACCGCCGAGATATCGCTAGGCGGCAAAAAGGTTGGTAAAATCGAAGTTCTAACGCCTGTCGAGGTGATCGCAAAAGAAGGAGCGAAAGCCAAGATCAGCGTAAAGGGCGCCGTCTCGGGAAACTACATAGCCCAGATACAGCGAAGCGTCAAAAACGCCGAGATTTTCACGGTTTTTGACGATGAAAACGAGGCAAATTTTAAGAAAATAAAAGAAGTGGAGGACGACTACGGCGAAATTTGGTATGAGGTCGAGGGCACGTATGAAATCGCCGCGGACGCCCTTGGAAACGACGCTAACACGCTGTATAAGCAAGCCCAACAAAAATACGAGGAGGCTTGCTCGCCGTGTCACCGACTGCACGAGCCAAATAGCTTCACGGCGGCTCAGTGGCCGGGCAATTTACAGGGTATGATTGAGTCCGGATTCGTCGCTCTTGATGAAACGGATCTAAATTTGATCGTGAAATACCTGCAGCATAACGCAAAAGCTGTAGAATAGAGCTTTGGCGCGCGGCAGTAAAATTTGAGCATTTGAGTATGAGATTTTCGGATATTTGCGGCGCTTTTGCTTAAAATTTTATTTACTAGCGTCAAGCTCAAATTTGCTCGTCGCTCGAAATGTAAAATTTTGCGATATTTGTTCTTTAAATTTGGATTTATTTGGGATTTTATACTTTGACGGCGGCAAATTTAACGCTATTAGCTAAATTTATGCAGCGGTTTTTGCCAGCGTCGCGCTCGCCAAACAACCCAACGTTACAAAGAAAACGAGCGAGCTTCATTGATAAAATATAGGTTTTAAAAAGCAAATAATGGAAAACGAGTTGCCTAATTGCGCCGATGCCGCAAGTATCGACGTGCTTTGGCTTTGCTTGGGTATGCGACTTCGCAACTGCAAGCAGAAGGGGGCAGGGAGTATTATGCTCTCTGTTCGCAGCAGGGGCTTGCTCCTGCGAGAATTAAATAAGGGAGAAACCGATGAAAAGACGAGATTTCATCAAATTTTCGGCCTTGGCGGCTACGGCTGCACAGGCTAGTAGGATAGAGGGCGTCAAGCAGACGATTTTCGACAACAAAAAAGTATTCGGCGCAAACAGATTCGGCCCGTTTTGGGTAAATTTAAACTCATCGCAGATCGTTTCGGTTAGCGAATTTGAGGGCGATAAATTTCCAAATACGATGAACTATAGCCTGCCTGATTCCGTGCAGAACGAAAACCGCGTGCTCTATCCGATGGTACGCAAAAGCTATCTAAAAGCAAAAGGCGCGGCAAAGAGCGAACTGCGAGGTAAAGAGGAGTTCGTGCGCGTTAGCTGGGACGTAGCGCTTGATCTAGCCGCAAAGGCTTTGAAAGAAAACTTCGACAAATACGGTGCCGAGGCGATCTACGGCGAGTGCTACTGGTGGGGCGGTAGCGGCAAGGTCAGCTGGGGTCGTACGGTCGCGCACAGGATGCTAAAGGTGCTAGGCGGCTACGTGGAGGAAAGCGGCGACTACTCGACGGGAGCGGGTCTGGTCATCATGCCTCACGTGTTAGGCGGTAGTGCGGTTTACGACACGCCGACGAAGTGGAAAGCCGTCGTCAAAAACGCCAAAAACGTAGTATTTTGGGGTACCGATCCTATCGTGACGAATCAAATCTCATCAGTGCCTCCGACTCACGACGGCTACGTAGGCATGCAGGAGCTCAAAAAAGCCGGCATCAAAACATATAGCGTAAACGTCATGATAAACGACACCGCGCGCTACTACGGCAGCGAAAACATCATCGTACGCCCGAATACCGACACCGCGCTCATCATCGGTATGTGCCATTATCTATTTACGAACAACCTCTACGACGAGGAATTTATCAAAAAATACACGGTCGGATTTAATAAATTTAAAGACTACTTCCTTGGCACGCAGGACAAAGTCGTAAAAGATATCGAATGGGCGAGCAAAATTTGCGGCGTACCTGCGGGCACGATAGCGCAGTTTGCGACGCATCTGGCTAAGGAGCCTACGACCGTGCTGATCGGCCGCGCGTTACAAAGAGCCGACCACGGCGAGCAGCCTTTCTGGGCGCTAGTGGTGCTAAACGCGATGCTAGGACACGTGGGTAAAGAGGGGCTTGGATTTGAGTTTAGCCTAGGATACGGCTCTGCGGGTGCTACGGACAAGATCGCTCCGGTGCTAAAAGGCCTAAGTACGCGCATCAGCGAGAAATACGAAAATATAGACGGCGCGCCGTGGAAAACGACTAAAAACATCACTATCCCGTCCTCTCGCAGCATCGAGGCGCTAGAGCATCCCGGCAAGGAGATCGACTACGACGGCACTAAGATCAAGCTACCGCATATGAGGGTCGCGTATATGGCGAGCGGCTCGATGTTTACGCGCCATCAAGACGTAAATAACATCGTAAAACAGTGGCGAAAATTTGACACCGTTATCACCGCCGAGCCATACTGGACTAGCACTGCAAGACTAAGCGACATCGTGCTACCAGTAGCTATCGAGATCGAGAGAAACGACATCAACCAAACCGGCTCGACGGGTGAATATATCGTGACCTATAAACCTGCGATAGAGCCGATGGGCGAGAGCAGGAGCGACTTTTGGATCTGCGAGCAAATTTGCAAACGCTGGGGCAGAGGCGAGGTATTTAGCGAGGACAAGGACGAGCTGGGCTGGATGAAGGAATTTTACGCTGATGCGAGCGAGCAGGCTAAGGGGCTAAATTTGAGCATGCCTAGCTTTGAGGAATTTTATGAAAAAGGCTACGTGAGATTTGAAAAAGACAACACGGAAACCGAGCTTTATACGCGCCTAGCGGCCTTCCGCGAAAATCCGGCTAAAAACCGTCTAGGCACGCCGTCGGGTAAGATAGAAATTTACTCTCCGACGATAGCGAAGATGAACTACGCCGACTGCCCGCCGATGCCTACGTGGATAGAGCCTAAAGAGTGGCTAGGCAACGCTAGTAAAAAGTACCCGCTGCATGTCGTTAGCCCTCACTCTCGCTACCGCTTGCACAGTCAGCTAAACAACTCTATCATTAGAAATTTTGCCGAAGTTAGCGGCAGAGAACCGGTGCTAATGAATCCTAAAGACGCCAAAGAGCGTAGCCTAGCCACGGGCGACGTTGCACGCGTATTTAACGACCGCGGCGAGATACTAGCGGGCGTGCTAGTCACCGACATCGTGCCTGAGCGCGTCGTGGCTATCTGCGAGGGCGCGTGGTACGACCCTGAAAAATGGGGCGAAAAGAGCCTCTGCCAGCACGGCTGCGTAAACGTGCTTACGTTTGATAAAGGCACGTCAAGTCTCGCGCAAAGCAACTCGGCTCACACCGTGCTAGCGCAGATTGAGAAATTTAAAGGCGAGATTAAGCCGATAACGGCGTTTTCAAAACCTAAAATACTACAAAGTATTTAGTGCGTCGTTTTTTAAGCGTCTTTGAATGAGCTAGAAAATTTCGCCCTGCGACAGGCTATATGCCTAGTCTTGGGACGAAATTTTCGTCGCTTCTGCTTGCAGTTACGAGCCGCAGGCGAAGTAAAACATTTCAAATCCATCTTAAAATACTTCCGCTTATGTTTTTTTGATTGCGTATCTTTTCGCGAGTGTTTTTGAGAGAGATTTTTGCTTCGTTACATTTGCAACTGCGAGCAGAGGAAAATTTTAAGTTTGCGGCGGACTATCCGTCTAGCCCTGACTTAAAATTTCTGCACAACTCTCAAAATCGTCTCGTGATACTTCCGCTTATCTTTTTACGCTCAAATTTGAAATTCGTCGATCTTGGCAAAACCGCAAACATTGCCTTTTACTGAAATTTTGCCCTTCTAGCGAAAACATATGCGCCGAAAATTTCAGGCAATATGAAAGTGGGCCAAAATTTTCGTGCTGACGAAGTCGGGTGCCGCATCCGTTTGAGCGGGAGCGTAAAATTTGAACGTCAAACTTATCTCTTAGCTAAGCCCCGCTTTCTTTCGTATTCATCAAATTTGAGCGTAAATTTTGCGCAGAGTAAAAAACTCTGCTAAAATTCGCTCAATTTAATCCGAAGGCCGAGCCGTGCAAATCCCGAATTTGATCCGAAATTTTATCCGCAAACGTATCGTTTCGGAGTGTATTTTGCTGCCGTTTTTCTATCCTGACGAGTTTGAGAGCTTTCAGGACGGATATAGATTCAACCGAATAACGGACGAGGATCTAACGGGCAGCGCGCCCGGGCAGTGGCGCAAGAGCCGGCAGGTCATCGCTCGTAACGCCCTGGACGATCCGTTTTTCGTGGATTTTGCGCTAGGCGGCGCCTCGCCCGTGTATTTTGCGTATCACGGCGCGGGCTCGTGGGAGCCGATAAAGGTTGCGGACGACATC comes from the Campylobacter rectus genome and includes:
- the luxS gene encoding S-ribosylhomocysteine lyase gives rise to the protein MPLLDSFCVDHVKMKAPGVRLAKTMKTPKGDDISVFDLRFCKPNEEIMPEKGTHTLEHLFAGFMREHLNGNEVEIIDISPMGCRTGFYMSVIGVPSEETVKEAWTASMKDILGVKNQEDIPELNIYQCGTYKMHSLDEAHEIASKILKCGLITIDNKEIALDIAAMRLKKR
- a CDS encoding molybdopterin-dependent oxidoreductase, whose amino-acid sequence is MKRRDFIKFSALAATAAQASRIEGVKQTIFDNKKVFGANRFGPFWVNLNSSQIVSVSEFEGDKFPNTMNYSLPDSVQNENRVLYPMVRKSYLKAKGAAKSELRGKEEFVRVSWDVALDLAAKALKENFDKYGAEAIYGECYWWGGSGKVSWGRTVAHRMLKVLGGYVEESGDYSTGAGLVIMPHVLGGSAVYDTPTKWKAVVKNAKNVVFWGTDPIVTNQISSVPPTHDGYVGMQELKKAGIKTYSVNVMINDTARYYGSENIIVRPNTDTALIIGMCHYLFTNNLYDEEFIKKYTVGFNKFKDYFLGTQDKVVKDIEWASKICGVPAGTIAQFATHLAKEPTTVLIGRALQRADHGEQPFWALVVLNAMLGHVGKEGLGFEFSLGYGSAGATDKIAPVLKGLSTRISEKYENIDGAPWKTTKNITIPSSRSIEALEHPGKEIDYDGTKIKLPHMRVAYMASGSMFTRHQDVNNIVKQWRKFDTVITAEPYWTSTARLSDIVLPVAIEIERNDINQTGSTGEYIVTYKPAIEPMGESRSDFWICEQICKRWGRGEVFSEDKDELGWMKEFYADASEQAKGLNLSMPSFEEFYEKGYVRFEKDNTETELYTRLAAFRENPAKNRLGTPSGKIEIYSPTIAKMNYADCPPMPTWIEPKEWLGNASKKYPLHVVSPHSRYRLHSQLNNSIIRNFAEVSGREPVLMNPKDAKERSLATGDVARVFNDRGEILAGVLVTDIVPERVVAICEGAWYDPEKWGEKSLCQHGCVNVLTFDKGTSSLAQSNSAHTVLAQIEKFKGEIKPITAFSKPKILQSI